AATAGTTCAAGAATTTCTGAAACCTCCGAGAGTATAGCCAGTAAAAGGGCAAATATTATTGGGCCCCAACTCCTATAGATAGACTGTTTTTTCTTTTCAATAATATCATCATCTAGATCTATGGCATCAAAACCTAACTCATTTATAGAGTATTTTAAAATCCCTATATCATCTAAACTGTGCTCTACAGTTAAAACCCTCTTAATAAGGTTAAATCCCAAGGATTCAACGCCATCAAGCTTCTCTAGTTTATTACGTATCATAGCCTCTTCAGTTGGGCAATCCATCTCTTGGATACTGTATCTTTTAATCTTATTCATTATTCTCCATCCTTATTGATTAATATCAACCCTGTAGTTACTATAGGGTCAAGGATGTTTAAATGAAAATTGGAGAATTATCAGATCAGACTGGTTTAACTGTTGAAACTATACGTTATTATGAAAAAAAATCCCTACTGCCAGAGCCTAATAGGACTGCTAGTAACTATCGTGATTACTCAAAAATTCATCTAGAGAGACTACTTTTTATTAAAAACTGTCGTAGCCTTGATATGAGCCATGAAGAGATAAAGGCTCTACTACTGTTTCAAGATAGAAAAGAGGATGACTGTACATGTGTTAATATTATAATTGAGGAACATTTAGAACATGTTACCCAGCGTATGGAGCAACTAAAGAGTTT
Above is a genomic segment from Thiospirochaeta perfilievii containing:
- the cadR gene encoding Cd(II)/Pb(II)-responsive transcriptional regulator, translating into MKIGELSDQTGLTVETIRYYEKKSLLPEPNRTASNYRDYSKIHLERLLFIKNCRSLDMSHEEIKALLLFQDRKEDDCTCVNIIIEEHLEHVTQRMEQLKSLQKQLINLKKQCKGGLSQDDCGIIKELSNKKRYKKSRHNHISLDNKIHKK